In one window of Desulforhabdus amnigena DNA:
- a CDS encoding type Z 30S ribosomal protein S14 — translation MAKKSLIAKSKRTPKFKVRAYNRCPICGRPRAFIRQFGICRICFRTMSLKGELPGVVKSSW, via the coding sequence TTGGCTAAAAAGTCTCTGATTGCAAAGTCAAAACGCACCCCTAAGTTCAAGGTCAGGGCCTATAATCGCTGCCCCATTTGCGGGCGTCCGAGAGCATTCATTCGCCAGTTTGGAATCTGTCGGATCTGCTTTCGCACGATGTCCCTCAAGGGCGAGCTTCCTGGCGTAGTTAAATCCAGCTGGTAG
- the rplE gene encoding 50S ribosomal protein L5, which produces MSRMLEKYQSEIAPKLQEQFRYKSPMQIPKMTKIILNMGLGEAIQNIKILDSATQELSQIAGQKPVITRARQSIAAFKLRKGMPIGCMVTLRGDRMYEFFDKLVNVALPRVRDFRGISPKALDGRGNYTLGIKEHIIFPEIDYDKIDKIKGMNITIVTTAQTDEEARTLLDLMGMPFKR; this is translated from the coding sequence ATGTCAAGAATGCTGGAAAAGTATCAGAGCGAGATTGCGCCCAAGCTTCAGGAGCAGTTTCGCTACAAGAGCCCAATGCAGATCCCCAAAATGACCAAGATCATACTCAATATGGGGCTGGGCGAGGCCATTCAGAACATAAAGATTCTGGATTCAGCCACACAGGAACTCTCGCAGATAGCGGGCCAGAAACCTGTCATTACCCGCGCACGGCAAAGCATCGCTGCCTTTAAACTGCGAAAAGGGATGCCTATCGGCTGTATGGTCACCTTGCGCGGTGACCGTATGTACGAATTTTTCGACAAGCTGGTCAATGTCGCGCTTCCTCGCGTTCGTGACTTCCGCGGAATTTCTCCCAAGGCGCTCGATGGACGGGGCAATTATACCCTCGGCATCAAAGAGCACATTATTTTCCCGGAAATCGACTATGACAAAATCGATAAAATCAAGGGCATGAACATCACCATCGTAACAACGGCTCAGACGGACGAAGAGGCGCGCACTCTTCTGGATCTGATGGGCATGCCGTTCAAGCGCTAA
- the rplX gene encoding 50S ribosomal protein L24, translating into MEVQKKFRIKKNDTVMVIAGKDKGKSGKVLRLIPKKNRAIVEKLNMVKRHMRPGAHSRQGGILEREAPIEISNLMLICSKCTDPTRVGYKILDDNRKVRYCKKCNEVID; encoded by the coding sequence ATGGAAGTTCAGAAAAAATTTCGTATAAAGAAAAACGATACGGTTATGGTGATTGCCGGCAAGGACAAGGGAAAAAGCGGGAAGGTTCTGCGGCTTATTCCCAAGAAGAACCGGGCAATTGTGGAAAAATTGAACATGGTCAAACGCCACATGCGCCCGGGTGCTCACAGCCGGCAAGGGGGAATTCTTGAAAGAGAAGCCCCTATTGAGATTTCTAACCTCATGTTGATTTGTTCCAAATGTACCGACCCGACCCGAGTGGGCTATAAAATTCTCGATGACAACCGGAAAGTTCGCTATTGCAAGAAGTGCAACGAAGTCATCGACTAG